A window from Drosophila nasuta strain 15112-1781.00 chromosome 3, ASM2355853v1, whole genome shotgun sequence encodes these proteins:
- the LOC132790275 gene encoding eukaryotic translation initiation factor 5A-like, giving the protein MADDDEVQFDAVDSGASKTFPMQCSALRKNGFVMLKGRPCKIVDMSTSKTGKHGHAKVHLVGIDIFTQKKYEDICPSTHNMDVPHVKREDYQLTDISDDGFVTLMSDSGEIREDLKVPDGELGGSLRNEFGDGKDLLCTVLAACGEECVIAMKPNSGLDK; this is encoded by the coding sequence ATGGCCGACGATGATGAAGTTCAGTTCGATGCTGTCGATTCGGGAGCTTCGAAAACATTCCCAATGCAATGTTCAGCTTTGCGTAAGAATGGATTTGTAATGCTTAAAGGACGTCCGTGTAAAATTGTGGACATGTCCACCTCGAAGACGGGCAAACATGGACATGCCAAAGTGCATCTCGTTGGCATCGATATATTCACCCAGAAGAAGTACGAGGATATTTGTCCCTCGACCCACAACATGGATGTGCCGCATGTGAAGCGTGAAGATTATCAATTGACTGACATAAGCGATGATGGCTTTGTTACTCTGATGTCAGACAGTGGAGAAATACGCGAGGATCTCAAGGTGCCGGATGGGGAATTGGGCGGCTCATTGCGCAATGAATTTGGCGATGGAAAAGATCTATTGTGCACTGTCTTGGCTGCTTGTGGAGAAGAATGCGTGATTGCCATGAAACCGAATTCCGGATTGGATAAATGA